One window from the genome of Ailuropoda melanoleuca isolate Jingjing chromosome 5, ASM200744v2, whole genome shotgun sequence encodes:
- the PPP1R14D gene encoding LOW QUALITY PROTEIN: protein phosphatase 1 regulatory subunit 14D (The sequence of the model RefSeq protein was modified relative to this genomic sequence to represent the inferred CDS: substituted 1 base at 1 genomic stop codon): MVRAHASPSMLSSSPTPCTSPNPDGENPSKKVRWTSGRRRTSSTDSESKSHPDPSKVARSRRPSRLTVKYDRGQLQRWLEMEQWVXCGGGGVGTEPAGGPQEELEGPXETKLLPTGEDTLAVPKSASVRSGLCLQCSSKSVPGVLTPRGEMGEPLTDFRSSTSWPGPSEPHVIPKQDQPTPSEPEIDLEALMELSTEEQKTHLEAILRNCPRPTEPFISELLSQLKKLRRLSRPQK, from the exons ATG GTCCGTGCTCACGCCAGTCCTTCCATGCTGTCTTCAAGCCCTACTCCCTGCACATCTCCCAACCCTGACGGGGAGAACCCAAGTAAGAAGGTCCGCTGGACttctgggaggaggaggacgTCATCCACAGACTCAGAGTCAAAGTCCCACCCGGACCCCTCCAAAGTAGCCAGGTCCCGGAGACCCAGCCGGCTGACGGTGAAGTACGACCGGGGGCAGCTCCAGCGCTGGCTGGAGATGGAGCAGTGGGTCGANtgcgggggcgggggggtgggaaCAGAGCCTGCAGGGGGACCTCAGGAGGAGCTGGAGGGCCCGTGAGAGACAAAGCTTCTCCCAACAGGTGAAGATACACTTGCAGTCCCGAAGTCCGCCTCCGTCAGGTCTGGGCTCTGCCTCCAGTGCTCTTCAAAATCTGTGCCAGGTGTTTTAACACCCCGAGGC GAGATGGGGGAGCCCCTGACTGACTTCCGCTCCAGCACCAGCTGGCCAGGCCCCTCTGAGCCCCATGTGATTCCCAAACAGGACCAACCAACTCCTTCTGAGCCTGAGATTGACCTGGAGGCTCTCATGGAACTATCCACAGAGGAACAGAAGACTCACTTGGAG GCTATTCTCCGAAACTGCCCCCGCCCCACAGAG CCTTTTATCTCTGAGCTGCTCAGTCAACTCAAGAAACTCCGGAGACTCAGTCGGCCTCAGAAATAA
- the ZFYVE19 gene encoding abscission/NoCut checkpoint regulator isoform X2: MESRCYGCAVKFTLFKKEYGCKNCGRAFCSGCLSFSAVVPRTGNTQQKVCKQCHEVLTRGSSPANASKWSPPQNYKKRVATLEAKQKPSTPQSPGRIQQDQVIAERLARLRQQNKPKSVASQAEIEARLAALRDEPRGSIPSTQEMEARLAALQGRVPPSQTSQPAHQPPDSRTQAEQAQDLLTQLAAEVAIDESWQRGRPAASVQNDLNQGGPGGQSTNSKGQATWSLEEEKSRLLAEAAVELREENTRQERILVLAKRLAVLRGQDPDKVTLQDYRLPDSDDDEDEETAIQRVLQQLTEEAALDEASGFNIPVEPAVRARAQPCRAEPEAQAMAARPEAEEEELPWCCICNEDATLRCAGCDGDLYCARCFREGHDAFEIKEHQTSPYCLPSAGLEY; the protein is encoded by the exons ATGGAGAGTAGGTGCTACGGCTGCGCTGTCAAGTTTACCCTCTTCAAAAAGGAG TATGGCTGTAAGAATTGTGGCCGGGCCTTCTGTTCTGGCTGCCTTAGCTTCAGTGCAGTGGTGCCCCGGACTGGGAATACCCAACAGAAAGTCTGCAAGCAGTGCCACGAGGTCCTGACCAG AGGATCTTCTCCTGCCAATGCCTCCAAGTGGTCACCACCTCAGAACTACAAGAA GCGTGTGGCCACCTTGGAAGCCAAGCAGAAGCCCAGCACTCCCCAGAGCCCGGGACGGATCCAACAGGACCAAGTCATCGCCGAGCGCCTAGCACGGCTGCGCCAACAGAACAAGCCCA AGTCCGTGGCCTCACAGGCGGAGATAGAAGCCAGGCTAGCTGCGCTGAGGGATGAACCCCGGGGTTCCATCCCTTCCACCCAGGAAATGGAGGCACGGCTTGCTGCACTGCAGGGCAGAGTTCCACcttctcagacttcccagcct GCACATCAGCCACCAGACAGCAGGACCCAAGCTGAGCAGGCGCAGGATCTCCTGACACAGCTGGCGGCAGAGGTGGCTATTGATGAGAGCTGGCAACGAGGACGCCCAG ctGCCTCTGTCCAGAATGACCTCAACCAAGGTGGCCCAGGGGGCCAGAGTACTAATTCCAAGGGGCAGGCCACCTGGTccctggaagaggagaaaagcaggctGCTGGCTGAGGCAGCGGTTGAGCTGCGGGAAGAGAACACGAGGCAGGAGAGGATCCTGGTCCTCGCCAAGCGCCTGGCTGTGCTGCGGGGCCAGGACCCCGATAAAG TGACCCTCCAGGACTATCGCCTCCcagacagtgatgatgatgaggatgaggagACGGCCATCCAGAGAGTCCTGCAACAG CTCACCGAAGAAGCTGCCCTGGATGAGGCAAGTGGCTTTAACATCCCTGTGGAGCCCGCTGTCCGAGCCCGGGCCCAGCCCTGcagggcagagcctgag GCCCAGGCCATGGCCGCCAGGCCCGAGGCCGAGGAAGAGGAGCTCCCCTGGTGCTGCATCTGCAATGAGGATGCCACCTTGCGCTGCGCTGGCTGCGACGGGGACCTCTACTGCGCCCGCTGCTTCCG GGAAGGCCACGATGCCTTTGAAATTAAAGAGCACCAGACGTCTCCCTACTGCCTGCCGAGCGCAGGCCTAGAGTACTGA
- the ZFYVE19 gene encoding abscission/NoCut checkpoint regulator isoform X1: MESRCYGCAVKFTLFKKEYGCKNCGRAFCSGCLSFSAVVPRTGNTQQKVCKQCHEVLTRGSSPANASKWSPPQNYKKRVATLEAKQKPSTPQSPGRIQQDQVIAERLARLRQQNKPKSVASQAEIEARLAALRDEPRGSIPSTQEMEARLAALQGRVPPSQTSQPAHQPPDSRTQAEQAQDLLTQLAAEVAIDESWQRGRPAASVQNDLNQGGPGGQSTNSKGQATWSLEEEKSRLLAEAAVELREENTRQERILVLAKRLAVLRGQDPDKVTLQDYRLPDSDDDEDEETAIQRVLQQLTEEAALDEASGFNIPVEPAVRARAQPCRAEPEARQAQAMAARPEAEEEELPWCCICNEDATLRCAGCDGDLYCARCFREGHDAFEIKEHQTSPYCLPSAGLEY, encoded by the exons ATGGAGAGTAGGTGCTACGGCTGCGCTGTCAAGTTTACCCTCTTCAAAAAGGAG TATGGCTGTAAGAATTGTGGCCGGGCCTTCTGTTCTGGCTGCCTTAGCTTCAGTGCAGTGGTGCCCCGGACTGGGAATACCCAACAGAAAGTCTGCAAGCAGTGCCACGAGGTCCTGACCAG AGGATCTTCTCCTGCCAATGCCTCCAAGTGGTCACCACCTCAGAACTACAAGAA GCGTGTGGCCACCTTGGAAGCCAAGCAGAAGCCCAGCACTCCCCAGAGCCCGGGACGGATCCAACAGGACCAAGTCATCGCCGAGCGCCTAGCACGGCTGCGCCAACAGAACAAGCCCA AGTCCGTGGCCTCACAGGCGGAGATAGAAGCCAGGCTAGCTGCGCTGAGGGATGAACCCCGGGGTTCCATCCCTTCCACCCAGGAAATGGAGGCACGGCTTGCTGCACTGCAGGGCAGAGTTCCACcttctcagacttcccagcct GCACATCAGCCACCAGACAGCAGGACCCAAGCTGAGCAGGCGCAGGATCTCCTGACACAGCTGGCGGCAGAGGTGGCTATTGATGAGAGCTGGCAACGAGGACGCCCAG ctGCCTCTGTCCAGAATGACCTCAACCAAGGTGGCCCAGGGGGCCAGAGTACTAATTCCAAGGGGCAGGCCACCTGGTccctggaagaggagaaaagcaggctGCTGGCTGAGGCAGCGGTTGAGCTGCGGGAAGAGAACACGAGGCAGGAGAGGATCCTGGTCCTCGCCAAGCGCCTGGCTGTGCTGCGGGGCCAGGACCCCGATAAAG TGACCCTCCAGGACTATCGCCTCCcagacagtgatgatgatgaggatgaggagACGGCCATCCAGAGAGTCCTGCAACAG CTCACCGAAGAAGCTGCCCTGGATGAGGCAAGTGGCTTTAACATCCCTGTGGAGCCCGCTGTCCGAGCCCGGGCCCAGCCCTGcagggcagagcctgag GCCCGGCAGGCCCAGGCCATGGCCGCCAGGCCCGAGGCCGAGGAAGAGGAGCTCCCCTGGTGCTGCATCTGCAATGAGGATGCCACCTTGCGCTGCGCTGGCTGCGACGGGGACCTCTACTGCGCCCGCTGCTTCCG GGAAGGCCACGATGCCTTTGAAATTAAAGAGCACCAGACGTCTCCCTACTGCCTGCCGAGCGCAGGCCTAGAGTACTGA
- the ZFYVE19 gene encoding abscission/NoCut checkpoint regulator isoform X3, translated as MESRCYGCAVKFTLFKKEYGCKNCGRAFCSGCLSFSAVVPRTGNTQQKVCKQCHEVLTRGSSPANASKWSPPQNYKKRVATLEAKQKPSTPQSPGRIQQDQVIAERLARLRQQNKPKSVASQAEIEARLAALRDEPRGSIPSTQEMEARLAALQGRVPPSQTSQPAHQPPDSRTQAEQAQDLLTQLAAEVAIDESWQRGRPAASVQNDLNQGGPGGQSTNSKGQATWSLEEEKSRLLAEAAVELREENTRQERILVLAKRLAVLRGQDPDKALQSGAARAGSDQWRQRLPSSGTSATRKQTSSWGQKYSYSGELCPCYSSCPAPVVPSSSDPPGLSPPRQ; from the exons ATGGAGAGTAGGTGCTACGGCTGCGCTGTCAAGTTTACCCTCTTCAAAAAGGAG TATGGCTGTAAGAATTGTGGCCGGGCCTTCTGTTCTGGCTGCCTTAGCTTCAGTGCAGTGGTGCCCCGGACTGGGAATACCCAACAGAAAGTCTGCAAGCAGTGCCACGAGGTCCTGACCAG AGGATCTTCTCCTGCCAATGCCTCCAAGTGGTCACCACCTCAGAACTACAAGAA GCGTGTGGCCACCTTGGAAGCCAAGCAGAAGCCCAGCACTCCCCAGAGCCCGGGACGGATCCAACAGGACCAAGTCATCGCCGAGCGCCTAGCACGGCTGCGCCAACAGAACAAGCCCA AGTCCGTGGCCTCACAGGCGGAGATAGAAGCCAGGCTAGCTGCGCTGAGGGATGAACCCCGGGGTTCCATCCCTTCCACCCAGGAAATGGAGGCACGGCTTGCTGCACTGCAGGGCAGAGTTCCACcttctcagacttcccagcct GCACATCAGCCACCAGACAGCAGGACCCAAGCTGAGCAGGCGCAGGATCTCCTGACACAGCTGGCGGCAGAGGTGGCTATTGATGAGAGCTGGCAACGAGGACGCCCAG ctGCCTCTGTCCAGAATGACCTCAACCAAGGTGGCCCAGGGGGCCAGAGTACTAATTCCAAGGGGCAGGCCACCTGGTccctggaagaggagaaaagcaggctGCTGGCTGAGGCAGCGGTTGAGCTGCGGGAAGAGAACACGAGGCAGGAGAGGATCCTGGTCCTCGCCAAGCGCCTGGCTGTGCTGCGGGGCCAGGACCCCGATAAAG ccctgcaGAGTGGGGCAGCTAGGGCAGGATCTGATCAGTGGCGACAGAGGCTGCCTAGCTCTGGAACAAGTGCCACTAGAAAGCAAACCAGCTCCTGGGGGCAAAAGTACAGCTACTCAGGTGAACTCTGTCCATGTTACTCCTCCTGCCCTGCTCCCGTCGTTCCTTCTTCAAGTGACCCTCCAGGACTATCGCCTCCcagacagtga